One Halobaculum sp. CBA1158 DNA segment encodes these proteins:
- a CDS encoding hemolysin family protein, protein MAAFDPLSLPVVGSGLIFVLLACSAFFSSSEIAIFSVERHRIGVLAERGGPGAVLEALRSDPHRLLVTILVGNNVVNIAMSSVATAILVAAFPAGVAVTVSTVLLTVVVLVFGEIVPKSYGVANAESWALRSAPTLRRFQRAAGPVVSAFDAVTRRLSAAVGGEAGIEAPYVTRDELAALARTAERGGEIDADERAMVESVLGLHTITAGDVMVPRENVVAVDAATSIRDAATLAADERVTRLPVYDGSLDEPRGIVDLRDLERTLALDESVPVERLATPTLTVSRGEPIDALLTRMQDERVRMAIVAGDDGDVVGIVTVGDVLEEVVGDLFDAGVEASVRTVADGVMVRGDVFLNRIDAVFDTAMAADAPAGAETLAGYVYHRLGRVPRADERIDLDGVAVTIEQIDGERIRRMFLQRTAAVDGDGAGDVPGDGSPGDDSLGDDSPAGDAADDADEE, encoded by the coding sequence ATGGCCGCATTCGATCCGCTCTCGTTGCCCGTCGTCGGCTCGGGGCTCATCTTCGTGTTGCTCGCGTGCTCGGCGTTCTTCTCCAGCAGCGAGATCGCGATATTCAGCGTGGAGCGCCACCGAATCGGCGTCCTGGCCGAACGCGGTGGTCCCGGAGCCGTGCTGGAGGCGTTGCGCTCGGACCCCCACCGGCTGCTCGTGACGATCCTCGTCGGGAACAACGTCGTCAACATCGCCATGTCGTCGGTGGCGACGGCGATCCTCGTGGCCGCGTTCCCTGCCGGCGTTGCGGTGACCGTGTCGACGGTGCTGCTCACCGTCGTCGTGTTGGTGTTCGGCGAGATCGTCCCCAAGTCCTACGGCGTGGCGAACGCCGAGTCCTGGGCGCTCCGGTCGGCTCCGACGCTCCGCCGCTTCCAGCGCGCCGCCGGCCCGGTCGTGAGCGCGTTCGACGCGGTGACCCGGCGGCTGAGTGCGGCCGTCGGCGGCGAAGCGGGGATCGAGGCCCCGTACGTCACCCGCGACGAGTTGGCGGCGCTGGCGCGGACGGCCGAGCGGGGCGGCGAGATCGACGCCGACGAGCGGGCGATGGTGGAGTCGGTGCTGGGCCTCCACACGATCACCGCCGGTGACGTGATGGTGCCGCGTGAGAACGTCGTCGCCGTCGACGCCGCGACCTCGATCCGCGACGCGGCGACGCTGGCGGCCGACGAGCGCGTGACGCGGCTCCCGGTGTACGACGGGTCGCTCGACGAGCCCCGGGGTATCGTCGACCTGCGCGACCTGGAGCGGACGCTCGCGCTCGACGAGTCCGTGCCCGTCGAACGCCTCGCGACGCCGACGCTGACCGTGTCGCGCGGCGAGCCGATCGACGCGCTGTTGACGCGCATGCAAGACGAGCGCGTTCGGATGGCGATAGTCGCCGGCGACGACGGCGATGTCGTCGGGATCGTCACGGTCGGTGACGTGCTCGAGGAGGTCGTCGGCGACCTGTTCGACGCCGGCGTCGAGGCCAGCGTCCGCACGGTCGCCGACGGCGTGATGGTCCGCGGCGACGTGTTCCTCAACCGGATCGACGCCGTCTTCGACACGGCGATGGCGGCCGACGCGCCCGCCGGGGCGGAGACGCTCGCCGGCTACGTCTACCACCGCCTCGGTCGCGTCCCGCGTGCGGACGAACGGATCGACCTGGACGGCGTCGCCGTGACGATCGAACAGATCGACGGCGAGCGCATCCGGCGCATGTTCCTCCAGCGGACGGCCGCGGTCGACGGCGACGGTGCCGGCGACGTTCCCGGCGACGGCTCTCCTGGCGACGACTCTCTCGGTGACGACTCCCCCGCCGGCGACGCTGCCGACGACGCCGACGAGGAGTGA
- a CDS encoding ABC transporter permease: MAAETGTTTVVDEYQRERLYRFARSVRHNTKAVVGLALILGLVVLAVVSPMMISQEAANEMNVQDRFAPPSAEHPFGTDNFGRDMLSRTLLGVRISLYVGLTSVAISSAVGVPLGGLAGYAGGAVDDLVMRTMDILMSFPPILVAMTITAVIGPTLNNAILALGLVYIPYFARVTRSEAISVSQEEFVEAAEALGERDSYILFREVLPNAAAPIIVQASISISFAILAAAGLSFLGLGAQPPTPSWGLMLQQAKQYLTQAPWMAIFPGLGIAVTVLGFNLFGDGIRDVLDPNASTEFGVADE, encoded by the coding sequence ATGGCCGCCGAGACCGGGACGACGACGGTGGTCGACGAGTACCAGCGCGAACGGCTGTACAGGTTCGCGCGCAGCGTCCGCCACAACACGAAGGCCGTCGTCGGCCTCGCGCTCATCCTCGGACTGGTCGTGTTGGCGGTCGTCTCGCCGATGATGATCTCACAGGAGGCGGCCAACGAGATGAACGTCCAGGACCGCTTCGCCCCGCCCAGCGCGGAGCACCCGTTCGGGACGGACAACTTCGGCCGCGACATGCTCTCGCGAACCCTGCTCGGCGTCCGCATCAGCCTCTACGTGGGGCTGACGAGCGTCGCCATCTCCTCGGCCGTCGGCGTTCCGCTCGGCGGGTTGGCGGGGTACGCGGGCGGCGCGGTCGACGACCTCGTCATGCGGACGATGGACATCCTGATGAGCTTCCCGCCGATCCTCGTCGCGATGACGATCACGGCGGTGATCGGGCCGACGCTCAACAACGCGATACTGGCGCTCGGGCTCGTGTACATCCCCTACTTCGCGCGGGTGACGCGCTCGGAGGCCATCTCCGTCTCCCAAGAGGAGTTCGTCGAGGCCGCCGAGGCGCTCGGCGAGCGCGACTCGTACATCCTGTTCAGGGAGGTGTTGCCCAACGCCGCCGCGCCGATCATCGTCCAGGCGAGCATCAGCATCTCCTTTGCGATCCTCGCGGCCGCGGGCCTGTCGTTCCTCGGCCTGGGCGCACAACCGCCGACGCCGTCGTGGGGACTGATGCTCCAGCAGGCGAAGCAGTACCTCACGCAGGCCCCGTGGATGGCGATCTTCCCGGGACTGGGCATCGCGGTGACCGTCCTCGGGTTCAACCTCTTCGGGGACGGCATCCGCGACGTATTAGATCCGAACGCGAGCACCGAGTTCGGGGTGGCCGATGAGTAG
- a CDS encoding ABC transporter substrate-binding protein has protein sequence MSDDTTFDPTDIDRRRFLKATGLAGAGGMTTIAGCSGGGDGTETPTDGSGDGDSDATPAETEDPGEVQEGGRLIWGHSEVTQNLDIHQTATASTGRFLNSVYDALVGLTSDLELSTDPDIQSPGLATDWEVSDDLMTYTFTLREGVTFHDGTELTAEDVKYSYDRIANPDTGAIMQFVFGSTESVEVEDDYTVVVNQSERYQPFLRQLAFSGTSIVPADSGDQIGDEPIGTGPFQFVMRQQGNRAELEAFDDYWGEGPYLDAVEERTVTDPDSRLTGIEEGDFDLINDIPLDDVNDVVGNDSDDLKTRTWSPLSWAFLNMNNTEPPFDDPDFRKAVDFCIDKQGLVEGALFGNGEPTASPSFPASAFRNEEISPREQDFDRAAELFEQSEYDVDEFDITFKVTTNYPWHVDAATILQQYFQQAGLNVEIQQLQWSDWLSQVFTNQDFTLSMVNFFTFWEPAYLYTSMWTSDGSFNFRGYASDEYDQAVVNAAQADSREDAIPHYQEAQSIIHEDVPDVMLWFRDGTVAAKNDVYGLDTVLSPNNSELNFGRVWLDQS, from the coding sequence ATGAGCGACGACACCACATTCGACCCGACAGACATCGACCGCCGCCGCTTCCTGAAGGCCACGGGCCTCGCGGGAGCCGGCGGAATGACCACCATCGCCGGCTGCTCCGGCGGCGGCGACGGCACCGAGACACCGACCGACGGCTCCGGCGACGGCGACAGCGACGCCACGCCGGCGGAGACCGAGGACCCCGGCGAGGTCCAGGAGGGCGGGAGGCTCATCTGGGGACACAGCGAGGTCACGCAGAACCTCGACATCCACCAGACCGCGACGGCGAGCACCGGCCGGTTCCTCAACAGCGTCTACGACGCCCTCGTCGGCCTGACGAGCGACCTGGAGCTGTCCACGGATCCCGACATCCAGAGCCCGGGCCTCGCGACCGACTGGGAGGTCAGCGACGACCTCATGACGTACACGTTCACGCTCCGCGAGGGGGTCACGTTCCACGACGGGACGGAGCTCACCGCGGAGGACGTGAAGTACAGCTACGACCGGATCGCGAATCCGGACACCGGCGCGATCATGCAGTTCGTCTTCGGCTCGACCGAGTCCGTCGAGGTCGAGGACGACTACACGGTCGTCGTCAACCAGTCCGAGCGGTACCAGCCGTTCCTCCGGCAGCTGGCGTTCTCCGGCACGTCGATCGTGCCCGCGGACTCCGGGGACCAGATCGGCGACGAACCGATCGGGACCGGCCCCTTCCAGTTCGTCATGCGCCAGCAGGGGAACCGCGCGGAGCTCGAGGCGTTCGACGACTACTGGGGAGAGGGACCGTACCTCGACGCCGTCGAAGAGCGGACCGTCACCGACCCCGACAGCCGACTCACCGGGATCGAGGAGGGGGACTTCGACCTCATCAACGACATCCCGCTCGACGACGTCAACGACGTGGTCGGGAACGACAGCGACGACCTCAAGACGCGGACGTGGTCGCCGCTGTCGTGGGCGTTCCTCAACATGAACAACACCGAGCCGCCGTTCGACGACCCCGACTTCCGCAAGGCCGTCGACTTCTGCATCGACAAGCAGGGGCTCGTCGAAGGGGCGCTGTTCGGGAACGGCGAGCCGACCGCGAGCCCGAGCTTCCCGGCCAGCGCGTTCCGTAACGAGGAGATCTCCCCCCGCGAGCAGGACTTCGACCGCGCGGCGGAGCTGTTCGAGCAGTCCGAGTACGACGTCGACGAGTTCGACATCACGTTCAAGGTGACCACGAACTACCCATGGCACGTCGACGCCGCGACGATCCTCCAGCAGTACTTCCAGCAGGCGGGGCTCAACGTGGAGATCCAGCAGCTGCAATGGAGCGACTGGCTCTCGCAGGTGTTCACGAACCAGGACTTCACCCTCTCGATGGTGAACTTCTTCACCTTCTGGGAGCCGGCGTACCTGTACACGTCGATGTGGACGAGCGACGGCTCGTTCAACTTCCGCGGATACGCCAGCGACGAGTACGACCAGGCCGTCGTCAACGCCGCACAGGCGGACAGTCGGGAGGACGCCATTCCGCACTACCAGGAGGCGCAGTCGATCATCCACGAGGACGTGCCCGACGTGATGCTGTGGTTCCGCGACGGGACGGTCGCAGCGAAGAACGACGTCTACGGACTCGACACGGTCCTCTCGCCGAACAACAGCGAACTCAACTTCGGCCGGGTATGGCTGGATCAGTCGTGA
- the cgi121 gene encoding KEOPS complex subunit Cgi121: MRLVEGTARIDDLDDFLGELTAIGAATDCTVQAFDARYVVDRAHLERALERADRAIARGENVARDRGVEVMLYAAGRRQIDRALAMGVEEGEGPVVVLVAADPETETATGTGAGRDDEGERERAAADRVRDLLDPGEALGEYDEAVVRDYFDVTDAELAATAGTLADVIHERVALLDVRK, from the coding sequence GTGAGGCTCGTCGAGGGGACGGCGCGGATCGACGACCTCGACGACTTCCTCGGGGAGTTGACCGCGATCGGCGCGGCGACCGACTGCACCGTCCAGGCGTTCGACGCCCGGTACGTCGTCGACCGCGCGCACCTCGAACGGGCGCTCGAACGCGCCGACCGCGCCATCGCGCGCGGCGAAAACGTCGCCCGCGACCGCGGCGTCGAGGTCATGCTGTACGCCGCCGGCCGTCGCCAGATCGACCGCGCGCTCGCGATGGGCGTCGAGGAGGGCGAGGGGCCCGTCGTGGTGCTCGTCGCCGCCGACCCGGAGACGGAGACGGCGACGGGGACCGGGGCGGGACGCGACGACGAAGGGGAGCGGGAACGGGCGGCCGCCGACCGCGTCCGCGACCTGCTCGACCCGGGCGAGGCGCTCGGGGAGTACGACGAGGCGGTCGTGCGCGACTACTTCGACGTGACCGACGCCGAGTTGGCGGCGACCGCCGGCACGCTCGCGGACGTGATCCACGAGCGCGTCGCGCTGCTCGACGTGCGGAAGTGA
- a CDS encoding DUF1028 domain-containing protein, which yields MGERNKDEYRTDGFVPGTFSISAHDPEADEFGVAVSTALVGVGALCPFVSENAAVATQSFVNVSHGANAVDMADRGVSVPTACDALLEDDEHASYRQLHGIDADGRTFAFSGDDCVDWYGHLERDDHTVAGNMLDNGDVIEEISETFTEAEGELAERLMTALEAGQGAGGDKRGKISAALLVHSPDPKLYHNLRIDNSDDPVGDLREAFELGKQTERDLPASTDEMLGEYPDEILDFGLKY from the coding sequence ATGGGAGAGCGTAACAAAGACGAGTATCGGACGGACGGGTTCGTGCCCGGGACGTTCTCGATTTCGGCCCACGACCCGGAGGCCGACGAGTTCGGCGTGGCGGTCAGCACGGCGCTCGTGGGCGTCGGCGCGCTGTGTCCGTTCGTGAGCGAGAACGCCGCGGTGGCGACGCAGTCGTTCGTGAACGTGTCCCACGGGGCCAACGCCGTGGACATGGCCGACCGGGGCGTGAGCGTTCCGACGGCGTGTGACGCGCTGTTGGAGGACGACGAGCACGCGAGCTACCGACAGCTTCACGGCATCGACGCCGACGGACGCACGTTCGCCTTCAGCGGCGACGACTGCGTCGACTGGTACGGTCACCTCGAGCGGGACGACCACACCGTCGCGGGCAACATGCTCGACAACGGCGACGTGATCGAGGAGATCAGCGAGACGTTCACCGAGGCGGAGGGAGAACTCGCCGAGCGACTCATGACCGCGCTCGAGGCCGGCCAGGGGGCCGGCGGCGACAAACGCGGGAAGATCAGCGCCGCGCTGCTGGTCCACTCGCCGGACCCGAAACTGTACCACAACCTCCGCATCGACAACTCCGACGACCCCGTGGGGGACCTGCGCGAGGCGTTCGAGTTGGGCAAGCAGACGGAGCGTGACCTGCCCGCGTCGACCGATGAGATGCTCGGGGAGTACCCCGACGAGATACTCGACTTCGGACTGAAGTACTGA
- a CDS encoding ABC transporter permease, translating to MSLARYAARRTVFLIGTLFGASVITFALVNVLPGDVAVMILGTSGSPEQVETLRQQLGLNQPVYVRYIDWIVGVLQGDLGRSLRFGDPVATLIAQRFPASAFLAVSALTIAVLVAIPMGIVAAVEQNTWKDFLTSIAAFAGISLPNFFWGMVLILLIASYASLLPPSGYVSPFEDFQAAVAHVLLPAGALGFSLMAHITRMTRSSLIEELRSGYINLAKMKGLSSRRIVLRHALRNAFLPVLTVIGFQLGFLFGGIIIIEQLFAYPGLGRLAFNALLNRDAPLIQGSVLTIAVVFMTSNLVVDLLYAVIDPRVTAGGEA from the coding sequence ATGAGCCTGGCACGCTACGCGGCTCGCCGAACCGTCTTCCTCATCGGAACGCTGTTCGGTGCCTCAGTCATCACCTTCGCGCTCGTGAACGTCCTCCCGGGCGACGTGGCGGTGATGATCCTGGGCACGAGCGGGAGCCCAGAGCAGGTAGAGACGCTCCGCCAGCAACTCGGGTTGAACCAGCCGGTGTACGTCAGGTACATCGACTGGATCGTCGGCGTCCTCCAGGGGGACCTCGGCAGGTCGCTGCGCTTCGGCGACCCCGTGGCGACGCTCATCGCCCAGCGGTTCCCCGCGAGCGCGTTCCTCGCGGTGTCGGCGCTGACGATCGCCGTCCTCGTCGCGATCCCGATGGGGATCGTCGCAGCGGTCGAGCAGAACACCTGGAAGGACTTCCTGACGAGCATCGCCGCGTTCGCCGGGATCAGCCTCCCGAACTTCTTCTGGGGGATGGTGTTGATACTGCTCATCGCGAGCTACGCCTCCCTGTTACCGCCCTCGGGCTACGTCAGCCCCTTCGAGGACTTCCAGGCCGCGGTCGCGCACGTCCTCCTGCCGGCGGGCGCACTCGGGTTCAGCCTGATGGCGCACATCACGCGGATGACGCGGTCGTCGCTCATCGAGGAACTCCGCTCCGGGTACATCAACCTCGCCAAGATGAAGGGGCTGTCGAGTCGCCGGATCGTGCTTCGGCACGCGCTTCGAAACGCGTTCCTCCCGGTACTGACGGTGATCGGCTTTCAGCTCGGATTCCTGTTCGGCGGGATCATCATCATCGAGCAGCTGTTCGCGTACCCCGGGCTCGGCAGGCTGGCGTTCAACGCCCTGCTCAACCGCGACGCGCCGCTCATCCAGGGGTCGGTGCTCACCATCGCGGTCGTGTTCATGACGAGCAACCTCGTCGTCGACCTCCTGTACGCCGTCATCGACCCGCGGGTCACCGCTGGAGGTGAGGCCTGA
- a CDS encoding ATP-dependent DNA helicase: MKPSDVSTLPDGVPEALEAEGIAELYPPQSAAVEAGVADGDSVVASVPTASGKTLIAELAMLSSIARGGKALYIVPLRALASEKKTEFERWEEFGVDVGVSTGNYDSDGEWLASRDLIVATSEKVDSLVRNGAPWVDDLTCVVADEVHLVDDSGRGPTLEVTLAKLRRINRNLQVVALSATVGNADEVAGWLDAELVESDWRPIDLRTGVHYGSAINFDDGSQREVSVGTGQKPEAALVADALDETVDGTRGSSLVFVNSRRNAEGAAKRLTGVTDTRLEPEERAELDELAREIRDASDTDTAVDLADCVETGAAFHHAGLSSESRSLVEDAFRDRLIKCVCATPTLAAGVNTPARRVIVRDWRRYDGEFGGMQPLDTLEVHQMMGRAGRPGLDPYGEAVLLANDRDTMDELFERYLWAEPEAVRSKLAAEPALRTHVLATVASGFATTRSGLLEFLDQTLYASQTDDDDRLATVTDRVLEYLAANDFLERDGDTLTATGIGHTVSRLYLDPMSAAEIVDGLREGVESGGTDAAESPARTRPSDDGEAPDDAEVGFVTGSDLAAEADGDADSGGEPDSRSDAGGDGEHTVGDGPTLSALGLYHLVARTPDMYQLYLKSGDRETYEEQFYEREPEFLGHAPSEFEDVAWEDWLAALKTARLLEDWASELDEDTIAERYGVGPGDIRGKVDTAEWLLGAAEQLASELDLPAVRDVRAARKRVADGVREELLDLVGVRGVGRKRARRLFEAGIETSAELREADKSVVLGALRGREKTAENVLQAAGRQDPSMDGVEADDDATASAVAADGDGEKGETSGGERGDADDGQATFGDFS; encoded by the coding sequence ATGAAACCCTCCGACGTGTCGACGCTCCCCGACGGCGTCCCCGAGGCGCTGGAGGCGGAGGGGATCGCGGAGCTGTATCCGCCGCAGTCGGCGGCCGTGGAGGCGGGCGTCGCCGACGGCGACAGCGTCGTCGCCTCCGTGCCGACCGCCTCGGGCAAGACGCTGATCGCCGAGCTGGCGATGCTGTCGTCGATCGCCCGGGGCGGGAAGGCGCTGTACATCGTCCCCCTGCGGGCGCTCGCCAGCGAGAAGAAGACCGAGTTCGAGCGCTGGGAGGAGTTCGGCGTCGACGTGGGCGTCTCCACCGGCAACTACGACTCCGACGGCGAGTGGCTCGCCTCCCGCGACCTCATCGTCGCCACCAGCGAGAAGGTCGACTCGCTGGTCCGCAACGGCGCGCCGTGGGTGGACGACCTCACCTGCGTCGTCGCCGACGAGGTCCACCTCGTCGACGACTCCGGCCGCGGCCCGACGCTGGAGGTCACTCTCGCGAAGCTCCGGCGGATCAACCGAAATCTCCAGGTCGTCGCGCTCTCGGCGACGGTCGGCAACGCCGACGAGGTGGCCGGCTGGCTCGACGCCGAACTCGTCGAGTCCGACTGGCGGCCGATCGACCTCCGGACGGGCGTCCACTACGGCAGCGCGATCAACTTCGACGACGGCAGCCAGCGGGAGGTGTCCGTCGGGACGGGACAGAAGCCCGAGGCGGCGCTGGTCGCCGACGCCCTCGACGAGACGGTCGACGGGACCCGCGGCTCCTCGCTGGTGTTCGTCAACTCCCGACGCAACGCCGAGGGCGCGGCCAAGCGCCTGACGGGCGTGACCGACACGCGGCTGGAGCCGGAAGAACGGGCCGAACTCGACGAGTTGGCCCGCGAGATCCGCGACGCCTCCGACACCGACACCGCCGTCGATCTGGCCGACTGCGTGGAGACGGGCGCGGCGTTCCACCACGCCGGCCTCTCGAGCGAGAGCCGGTCGCTCGTCGAAGACGCCTTCCGCGACCGGCTGATCAAGTGCGTCTGCGCGACGCCGACGCTCGCGGCCGGCGTCAACACGCCCGCCCGCCGGGTGATCGTCCGGGACTGGCGCAGGTACGACGGCGAGTTCGGTGGGATGCAGCCGCTCGACACCCTGGAGGTCCACCAGATGATGGGCCGGGCGGGCCGTCCCGGGCTGGACCCCTACGGCGAGGCGGTGCTGCTCGCGAACGACCGCGACACCATGGACGAACTGTTCGAGCGCTACCTCTGGGCCGAGCCGGAGGCGGTCCGGTCGAAGCTCGCGGCCGAGCCCGCGCTGCGGACGCACGTGCTCGCGACGGTCGCCTCCGGGTTCGCCACCACCCGCAGTGGACTGCTCGAGTTCCTCGACCAGACGCTGTACGCCAGCCAGACCGACGACGACGATCGGCTCGCGACCGTCACCGACCGGGTGCTGGAGTACCTCGCTGCCAACGACTTCCTCGAGCGCGACGGCGACACCCTCACCGCGACGGGGATCGGACACACGGTCTCGCGGCTCTACCTCGACCCGATGTCCGCCGCGGAGATCGTCGACGGCCTTCGCGAGGGCGTCGAGTCCGGCGGGACGGACGCGGCCGAGTCGCCGGCGCGGACCCGCCCGAGCGACGACGGGGAGGCCCCCGACGACGCCGAGGTCGGTTTCGTCACCGGGAGCGACCTCGCGGCCGAGGCGGACGGCGACGCGGACAGCGGGGGCGAACCGGACAGCAGAAGCGACGCGGGCGGCGACGGAGAACACACCGTCGGGGACGGTCCGACGCTGTCGGCGTTGGGGCTGTATCACCTCGTCGCGCGGACGCCCGACATGTACCAGCTCTACCTGAAGTCGGGCGACCGCGAGACGTACGAGGAGCAGTTCTACGAGCGCGAGCCGGAGTTCCTCGGTCACGCCCCCTCGGAGTTCGAGGACGTGGCGTGGGAGGACTGGCTGGCGGCGCTCAAGACCGCCCGGCTGCTGGAGGACTGGGCGAGCGAACTCGACGAGGACACCATCGCCGAGCGGTACGGCGTCGGCCCGGGCGACATCCGGGGGAAGGTCGACACCGCCGAGTGGCTGCTGGGCGCGGCCGAGCAGCTCGCGAGCGAACTCGACCTGCCGGCGGTGCGGGACGTTCGCGCGGCGAGAAAACGGGTCGCCGACGGCGTCCGCGAGGAGCTGCTCGACCTCGTCGGCGTGCGCGGCGTGGGCCGAAAGCGCGCCAGGCGGCTGTTCGAGGCGGGCATCGAGACCAGCGCGGAGCTTCGCGAGGCCGACAAGTCCGTCGTCCTCGGCGCGCTCCGCGGGCGCGAGAAGACCGCCGAGAACGTCCTGCAGGCGGCCGGGAGACAGGACCCCTCGATGGACGGCGTCGAGGCCGACGACGACGCGACCGCGAGCGCCGTCGCCGCCGACGGCGACGGAGAGAAGGGTGAGACCAGCGGCGGGGAGCGCGGGGACGCCGACGACGGACAGGCGACTTTCGGTGATTTCTCGTGA
- a CDS encoding ABC transporter ATP-binding protein: MSSESTRPTDASAVPTDSDRDDDRLLTVRGLETVFRTEEGTVRAVDEVDLTLDHGEIVGLVGESGAGKSATAESIVRLIESPGEIVDGTVEFDGRDVLEMDEAALREFRATDVSMVFQDPTGTLNPTMTVGTQVAEAVRSNDPSLSDDEARERSIEIMERVGIPNAAARYKEYPHQFSGGQKQRIVFGIAIASEPDLLVADEPTTALDVTIQAQILDLLVELRDEFGMSVLFITHDLGVVREVCDRVMVMYAGSVVESGRVESMFEAPRHPYTKGLLASNPGLDADVIGDKPADADRLRVIEGSMPDLTGSDFRGCKYADRCPGATEDCRTAHPDLESLTIDGESREVACYRHESIGEMEYTYDHETRTLSWRTDETDTGDDGSRPGVPDGSGAVDRHGAPVLEAEGLTKHFETGNVIDDLLGRGETVRAVDGIDIEIDGGETLGLVGESGCGKSTAARAILQLLEPTDGTVVYQGRDITAASKQELRGIRRDLQVVFQNPQSSLNPRRTVGQILRRPMKLHGLADADGRHERARELVTEVGLDERHLERRPGDLSGGQQQRVAIARALAVNPEVIVLDEPVSGLDVSVQAQILNLLSDLQDDLGLSYLFISHNLSVIEHICDRVAVMYLGELVETGTTEEVFGPPFHPYTEALLSAIPGRVDADDRIILEGDVPDPSNVPSGCRFHPRCPHKIGDVCETEVPAAHDAGDGHELNCHLLREEYRDRVDWEEI, translated from the coding sequence ATGAGTAGCGAATCCACGCGACCGACCGACGCCAGCGCCGTTCCGACCGACAGCGACCGCGACGACGACCGCCTCCTCACCGTTCGGGGACTGGAGACCGTGTTCCGAACCGAGGAGGGAACGGTCCGCGCCGTCGACGAGGTGGACCTCACCCTCGATCACGGCGAGATCGTCGGGCTGGTCGGCGAGTCCGGAGCCGGAAAGAGCGCGACCGCGGAGTCGATCGTCCGACTCATCGAGTCGCCCGGCGAGATCGTCGACGGCACGGTCGAGTTCGACGGTCGGGACGTGCTCGAGATGGACGAGGCGGCGCTTCGCGAGTTCCGCGCCACCGACGTCAGCATGGTGTTCCAGGACCCGACGGGGACGCTGAACCCGACGATGACCGTCGGCACGCAGGTCGCCGAGGCGGTCCGCAGCAACGACCCGTCGCTGTCGGACGACGAGGCGAGGGAGCGCTCCATCGAGATCATGGAGCGCGTCGGCATCCCGAACGCGGCCGCCCGGTACAAGGAGTACCCCCACCAGTTCTCCGGGGGACAGAAACAGCGGATCGTCTTCGGGATCGCGATCGCGAGCGAACCCGACCTGCTCGTCGCCGACGAGCCGACGACGGCGCTCGACGTGACGATCCAGGCGCAGATCCTCGACCTGCTCGTCGAACTGCGCGACGAGTTCGGCATGAGCGTGCTGTTCATCACCCACGACCTCGGGGTCGTCCGCGAGGTGTGCGACCGGGTGATGGTGATGTACGCCGGCAGCGTCGTCGAGTCCGGCCGCGTCGAGTCGATGTTCGAGGCACCGCGGCACCCGTACACCAAGGGGTTGCTGGCCAGCAATCCCGGCCTCGACGCCGACGTGATCGGCGACAAGCCCGCCGACGCCGACCGCCTCCGCGTGATCGAGGGGTCGATGCCGGACCTCACCGGCAGCGACTTCCGCGGCTGTAAGTACGCCGACCGGTGTCCCGGCGCGACCGAGGACTGCCGCACGGCCCATCCGGACCTCGAGTCGCTCACCATCGACGGGGAGTCCCGCGAGGTCGCGTGCTACCGGCACGAGTCGATCGGCGAGATGGAGTACACCTACGACCACGAGACGCGGACGCTCTCGTGGCGCACCGACGAGACCGACACGGGCGACGACGGATCCCGGCCGGGAGTACCGGACGGCAGCGGGGCCGTCGACCGTCACGGAGCGCCGGTGCTCGAGGCGGAGGGACTGACGAAGCACTTCGAGACGGGGAACGTCATCGACGACCTCCTCGGCCGCGGCGAGACCGTCAGAGCCGTCGACGGGATCGACATCGAGATCGACGGCGGCGAGACGCTCGGACTGGTCGGCGAGTCCGGGTGCGGGAAGTCCACGGCCGCCCGCGCCATCCTCCAACTGCTGGAGCCGACGGACGGGACCGTGGTGTATCAGGGACGCGACATCACGGCCGCCTCGAAGCAGGAACTGCGGGGCATCCGACGGGACCTGCAGGTGGTGTTCCAGAACCCGCAGTCGAGTCTCAACCCCCGGCGGACCGTCGGGCAGATCCTCCGCCGGCCGATGAAGCTCCACGGCCTCGCAGACGCCGACGGTCGCCACGAGCGCGCTCGCGAGCTGGTCACCGAGGTCGGCCTCGACGAGCGCCACCTCGAACGCCGGCCCGGCGACCTCTCGGGCGGGCAACAACAGCGCGTCGCCATCGCCCGGGCGCTGGCAGTCAACCCGGAGGTGATCGTCTTGGACGAGCCCGTCTCCGGGCTCGACGTCTCCGTCCAGGCGCAGATCCTCAACCTCCTGTCGGACCTGCAGGACGACCTCGGCCTGTCGTACCTGTTCATCAGCCACAACCTCTCGGTCATCGAGCACATCTGCGACCGGGTCGCTGTGATGTACCTCGGCGAGTTGGTGGAGACCGGGACGACCGAGGAGGTGTTCGGGCCGCCGTTCCACCCGTACACCGAGGCGCTGCTGTCGGCGATCCCCGGACGCGTCGACGCGGACGACCGGATCATCCTGGAGGGCGACGTTCCCGACCCGTCGAACGTCCCCTCGGGCTGTCGGTTCCACCCGCGGTGTCCGCACAAGATCGGCGACGTGTGCGAGACGGAGGTGCCCGCGGCACACGACGCCGGCGACGGCCACGAGCTCAATTGCCACCTGCTCCGCGAGGAGTACCGCGACCGCGTCGACTGGGAGGAGATCTAG